The following nucleotide sequence is from Catonella massiliensis.
ATACGATATTAAAGGTTCAAAATACTTTTCTACACCACTTAAATACTATTTTGCTGATATTGGTCTTAGAAATGCAAGATTGAATTTTAGACAAGTTGAAGAAACGCATATTATGGAAAATATCATTTACAATGACTTGTTAAGAAGAGGATTTAATGTTGATGTGGGTGTTGTGGAATATTTTCCAAATGTGGAGGGAAAAACAACAAGAGTACAATTAGAGGTTGATTTTATTATTAACAGAGGAAATCTCAGATATTATATTCAATCAGCTTTTGCTATAAACAGTGAGGAGAAGAAAGAACAGGAAAGAAACTCTCTAAAACGAATTGACGATTCTTTTAAGAAAATTATTATTGTCAGAGATAATATAGTGCCAAGATACGATGAGTATGGAATTTTCTACGTTGGAATCAGAGACTTTTTGCTAATGGACGATTTTCTTGAAGCATAATTGAATGAATTTTATTCTTATGGCATAATGGAGGCTGTATAGGACGTTGCTTTGATGCCAACATATATATGTAAGTAATGAAAATGTGTGAGAGTTAATGGGAGTGAGGTAATGGAGAAACTAAAACTAAATCTTATAGAAAAATGGGATACAAACGGTGAATATACCTTTGTCCATAGTTGTGGAATATTAAGCGATGGAAGGGCATTGGTACTTACATCTGAGGCTGAAAACTATCGTAAATACAGTGTTCTTGAGCTTTCATCACAGGGTATTAGAAAGGTTGCTGCCTTTGATTATACAGATAGCAGGAGAAATTATCCTGTGTTTTTTAAGTACGGAGAAGGATTTGGCATAATAAAGCCTGAGAATGAGCTTTTGTACTACACCGTAGATTTCTCTTCTCCTTTGGTCATACCAATTAAAAATGGCTCCTTATTTTCAGGAAAGGTTGTGCCTGAAAAGGCAGAGCAGAGGTATTTTCAGGTCGTATCTGACAGCACTCTCATACCGGTTTGCTTTGAGAATAAGGTATATTATGATTTATCAAGATGTTTTGCTTTGTTAGATATTGATTTTAAGGCAAAGTCAGCCAAGTGGAAGAGCTTTTTGGAAATTGATAAACAGGGATTTACCAATCATGATGAAAGTAATGAAGAAATGCCTAAAATCGACTCCTTGAAAATACTTAATAATGAAATCTATGCCTTTACTTCAGGAGAAAGCACAACATCTGTCAATAAATGGGGCTTAGACTACTATGCAATTGCTAAGATATCAGACAAGGGAAAGGTAATCAAAAAGTATATTGAATCTGACAACTTGAAAAGGTCAGAGAAAAAAGGCGGTGTAAACGGTGTATTTACAGACTCTGACTATGTGATATTGACGCCATTATTTAAGAGCGATGAGTGGAAAGGGAAACAAAGAGTATTTTCCCTAAGTAATGGAGAATACTTTGACATAGGTTTTCCAAAAGGGATGTCAAAGCATAAACTGCATAATATTAACGGCAGTCTCTGTCTGACTTCTCTGTATGATAGAGGGTTACAGGAGATTGCACTGTGTAAATTTGAAGGCTAAAATTTTGTAAAATGATTGAGTTACTGACAGATAATTTTGCAGTCTCCCTGAGAATTGAAGCTGTAGGGGAACGCATTAATGGGTGCCAAATACTTTTGACACCAATATTATTTTGATTAGATAAGAGGAAAAAGAATTGAAAAAAGGTGAGATTAACGAGGGTATAGTAAGTTATGTGGATTTTCCTGACAAGGGAATTATATTTCTTTCAGATGATGAGAGAAAGGTTGTACTTAAGGGCGGAATCGAAGGACAGAAGGTTAGATACAGGGTTGGGAGAAGAAGAAATGACAGGTACGAGGCCCGTATAGAAGAAGTTTTAGAAAAAGCACCTACAGAGACCAGGGAGCCTGCCTGTAAGAACTATGGACTTTGCGGAGGCTGTTCATATCATACCCTGCCTTATGAGGAGCAGCTTAAACTAAAGAGCTCTCAGGTAAAGAAGATGCTTGACAGGGTAATTAGCAGCGAATATGAGTATGAGGAAATTCTTGGAAGCCCTACAGAGTGGGAAACCAGAAATAAGATGGAGTATGCCTTTGGGGACAGCTATAAGGGAGGGCCAATGTCACTTGGTCTTCACAAGCGTGGGCATTTTCACGATATTTTATTCACAGATGACTGCAAGATAGTAAATGATGATTTTAATAGAATATTAAGATGTGTATTCGAGCATTTTAATGAAGCAGAAATCTCATTTTACAATAAGGCAATGCACAGAGGGTATCTCAGGCATTTGCTTGTAAGAAGGGCATCTAAGACAGGAGAGATTCTGGTAGCACTTGAAACTTCTTCTGACTTTATAACAAAGGCAGAAAAGACAGCCATGGAAATGGACAGCCTAAAGGAATTCCTAGCTTCTCCTAATGCAGTGTATGAAAAGGGAGAACAGAGCGAAGAAGAGAAGGATATCCTAGCAGAGATGGTGGAGAAGCTTAAAAAAGTCAGCTTAGAAGGAGAAATAACTGGAATCATCCATCTTGTAAATGATGAAGTTTCAGATGATGTGAAGG
It contains:
- a CDS encoding class I SAM-dependent RNA methyltransferase, with protein sequence MKKGEINEGIVSYVDFPDKGIIFLSDDERKVVLKGGIEGQKVRYRVGRRRNDRYEARIEEVLEKAPTETREPACKNYGLCGGCSYHTLPYEEQLKLKSSQVKKMLDRVISSEYEYEEILGSPTEWETRNKMEYAFGDSYKGGPMSLGLHKRGHFHDILFTDDCKIVNDDFNRILRCVFEHFNEAEISFYNKAMHRGYLRHLLVRRASKTGEILVALETSSDFITKAEKTAMEMDSLKEFLASPNAVYEKGEQSEEEKDILAEMVEKLKKVSLEGEITGIIHLVNDEVSDDVKAERQEILFGRDYINEELLGLKFKITTFSFFQTNSLGAEVLYSKVREYVGNNEGNVVYDLYSGTGTIGQIISPVAKKVIGIEIVEEAVTSANENAKLNGLTNTEFLAGDVFKVLDEVKEKPDFIILDPPRDGVSPKALKRVLSYGVRDIVYIACKPTSLVRDIPEFEKAGYRVKKVCLCDMFPETLHVECIALIQRAKS